From Dreissena polymorpha isolate Duluth1 chromosome 15, UMN_Dpol_1.0, whole genome shotgun sequence, a single genomic window includes:
- the LOC127860763 gene encoding uncharacterized protein LOC127860763, which produces MLFPVALAQWFVSVSLLFQLLHVDALRTITDEITFNGYRGKFASLIKTYNLSHHFERPGITVFVPVSSSNDVFLTEAAWFGYNNSDRATVESMLLYHIAESVTSVADMSSRKSAMTPLEGQRRLFFGSYNYGDSIVHTVNGAWILTADILASNGIVHLVDRFLIPIQSNKTVADYLEHPDIQRFSFQSIRLASIIDLQLKSATNSSTNRFTVFAPNDSDINIMPDFGKDILFNDTALLKSVFWAHTIEDETLYIPRMGTIPNYPAKAGILKFYRIGSDVYVSNNKVRARVVQPNIPVQNGVIHVIDDLLFFVYRNLRQTIEHQQKISFIQGNLHSLDAEIVTKLTDKTRNMTLFLPTDDAFAKLPQNKQYSIDNIGTHVSRLFRDHLIMYAARDIDSFQDGETFTTADGAILTVKKIQNVVYVEGGGVRAKVTTPDIGCTNGVIHLVNSVLFQRDFTIWDAIIGNNQLSNMKQLISKNQDLMATLNATRNGPMTVFLISDAALNNLPSDTFEHFTANYNLILEALHGSIVRGVILSSTQITGEMEVPTLAGKTITLHQTETGLYIVGSRIRADVVIEDIWCSNGVLHITDNLLHLPTRNIVDEMAVQPGLGVMAGILDAISSLKQILKDTSKTFTMFVPSDDAFTLLPTHRAQKLQDPILLQHIVRSHVISGSSLFLEQFRDYSKFSSLTGDPLFVLREQEKVFAVSSNVRGSVIRSDIRCSNGIIHVLDTLLQFPFWTVAETIEKTNNLLPFHDIIMNVDDLYTWSNSHDTNLTLLVPSAKFIASLSNFHRSYISAEPDMDRKLFNSHALPSITLNQANMDAIFTGSRVFYTENRYNTTFTFVNVDPTNRMEITSVDIGYTNLRRSFDLVRDGIACSNGIIYVIDGFLNFPLHDAHFELTHQPDISLGSDQLLKLISSDSGIDLTSLKTMFTVFVPSDSSLDPQHLSRLDLEYINTNLTKEAKMAIVRRHIVPNQKVDYDTIIDGSFSAYAGSRNITVVARTDGFYIRWEDIEAKIVKPNILAINAIIHVVDRFLMTSPYQTTTLPPPTSTTTQKPVSSGHTIHSSVHAHYASLNIYFAYFICLVCSQVVKCLQVCR; this is translated from the exons CGGAATCGGTAACGAGTGTAGCTGATATGTCCTCAAGGAAATCCGCGATGACTCCTCTCGAAGGACAGAGGCGGTTGTTCTTCGGAAGTTACAACTACGGAGATTCGATT GTACATACTGTCAACGGAGCCTGGATTCTGACCGCAGACATTCTTGCTAGCAATGGTATAGTTCACCTAGTGGACAGGTTTCTGATACCAATACAGTCCAACAAGACGGTCGCAGATTATCTGGAACATCCGGACATACAGAGGTTTTCATTTCA ATCAATTAGGTTGGCATCTATCATAGACTTGCAACTGAAGTCTGCAACGAACTCTTCAACGAATCGCTTCACCGTGTTTGCTCCTAATGATTCCGACATCAACATAATGCCGGACTTTGGCAAGGATATTTTGTTTAATGATACGGCTTTGCTGAAATCG gTATTTTGGGCCCACACGATCGAGGACGAAACGTTGTATATCCCCAGGATGGGAACTATTCCCAACTATCCAGCAAAGGCGGGCATACTGAAGTTTTACCGCATTGGATCCGATG TGTACGTGTCGAACAATAAGGTTCGAGCCCGTGTTGTTCAGCCGAACATCCCGGTACAGAACGGGGTCATCCACGTAATCGACGACCTGCTTTTCTTTGTGTACAGAAACTTGCGGCAGACGATCGAACATCAACAAAAGATAAG TTTTATACAAGGCAATCTTCACAGTCTGGACGCGGAAATCGTGACCAAACTCACGGATAAAACACGCAATATGACGCTGTTCCTGCCAACAGACGACGCCTTTGCAAAGCTGccacaaaataaacaatattcaatAGACAATATTGGGACTCACGTTTCTCGG TTATTCCGGGACCACCTTATTATGTATGCAGCGCGGGACATCGATTCTTTCCAAGACGGGGAAACATTCACGACCGCAGACGGCGCAATATTGACCGTGAAGAAGATTCAAAATG TCGTGTACGTGGAAGGCGGTGGTGTCCGTGCCAAGGTGACCACGCCGGATATCGGTTGCACCAACGGCGTCATACATCTCGTCAACAGTGTGCTCTTCCAGCGTGACTTCACCATCTGGGACGCAATCATAGGAAACAACCAGCTGAG CAATATGAAGCAATTGATTAGCAAGAACCAGGACCTAATGGCGACGTTGAACGCTACACGAAATGGACCCATGACGGTGTTCCTGATAAGCGACGCTGCCTTGAACAATCTCCCTAGCGACACGTTCGAACATTTTACGGCCAACTACAATTTGATACTCGAA GCGCTGCATGGATCAATTGTACGCGGAGTTATTCTGAGCTCCACCCAAATAACGGGCGAGATGGAGGTCCCTACGTTAGCGGGCAAAACTATCACACTGCATCAAACCGAGACAG GTTTGTACATAGTCGGAAGTCGGATTCGCGCTGATGTAGTCATCGAGGACATCTGGTGTTCTAACGGCGTCTTACATATCACAGATAACCTCCTGCACCTTCCGACCAGAAACATTGTGGACGAAATGGCGGTGCAACCCGGTCTTGG GGTTATGGCTGGAATTCTCGATGCCATTTCGTCTCTGAAACAAATCCTGAAGGACACGAGTAAAACATTCACCATGTTCGTGCCCAGTGACGACGCGTTCACACTGCTACCCACCCATCGGGCTCAGAAGCTGCAAGACCCCATCTTACTGCAACAT ATCGTTCGCTCACATGTTATTTCCGGCTCTTCATTATTCCTGGAGCAGTTCCGTGATTACTCGAAATTTTCATCCCTGACAGGCGACCCGCTATTTGTTCTACGTGAACAGGAGAAGG TGTTCGCGGTCAGTAGCAATGTCCGTGGGAGCGTCATCAGATCCGACATCCGCTGCAGTAACGGGATCATCCACGTGTTGGACACGCTGTTGCAGTTCCCGTTCTGGACCGTCGCCGAAACCATTGAGAAAACCAACAACCTCTT ACCTTTTCACGACATAATAATGAACGTGGATGACCTCTACACGTGGTCCAACTCGCACGACACGAATCTCACTCTGCTGGTTCCCAGTGCCAAGTTTATAGCAAGCCTCTCAAATTTCCACCGAAGTTACATAAGCGCGGAGCCAGACATGGATAGAAAG TTATTCAACAGCCACGCACTGCCATCTATCACGCTAAATCAAGCGAATATGGACGCTATATTCACTGGCAGTCGAGTGTTCTACACAGAGAATCGCTACAATACGACCTTTACCTTTGTTAATGTGGACCCTACCAACAGAATGG AAATTACTTCGGTTGATATCGGCTACACGAATCTCAGACGATCTTTCGACCTGGTGCGTGACGGCATCGCGTGCAGTAACGGCATTATCTACGTCATCGACGGCTTCCTGAACTTCCCGCTGCATGACGCTCATTTTGAGTTGACGCATCAACCAGATATTAG CCTTGGAAGCGATCAGCTGCTGAAGCTCATATCGAGCGACTCCGGTATCGATCTGACGTCATTGAAGACCATGTTCACGGTATTCGTTCCCTCGGACTCCTCGCTGGACCCCCAGCATCTCAGTAGGCTGGACCTGGAGTACATAAACACGAACCTCACTAAGGAGGCGAAGATGGCG ATCGTTCGCCGCCATATCGTTCCCAACCAAAAGGTGGATTACGACACCATCATCGACGGCTCCTTCAGCGCTTACGCAGGCAGCAGAAATATCACAGTGGTAGCTAGAACTGACG GGTTTTATATCCGTTGGGAGGACATCGAAGCCAAGATCGTCAAACCAAATATTTTAGCCATTAACGCAATAATACACGTGGTGGATCGGTTCCTTATGACGTCACCGTACCAGACCACCACACTTCCGCCACCGACATCGACGACTACTCAAAAACCTGTATCATCCGGTCATACTATCCACAGCTCAGTTCACGCCCATTATgcctcattaaatatttatttcgcgTATTTCATTTGTCTCGTGTGTTCACAAGTTGTCAAGTGTTTACAAGTCTGTAGATGA